From Rhodovastum atsumiense, a single genomic window includes:
- a CDS encoding circularly permuted type 2 ATP-grasp protein codes for MTTQIPRDEMVDGQGGLRPHWRGVLAAFSAMGEGGLATRARRLDRAFEEEGIASVLPGAAGRPWRCDPVPLPLAASEFAVLQEGLAQRARLLALVLQDIYGPQTLLAEGKLPPALVYANPGFLRACRIPGHVPLLHSYAADLIRAPDGTWHVWADRTASTGGIGYAQENRRLLARVLPEAFRPLQVRQLRPFFDLWQDSLRRLGPAGQPNPTVALLTPGNAAPQWFEHMFLARELSCALVEGGDLTVRGGALYLKTLKGLQQVDVLLRRLDGRMIDPLELEPGSLLGVPGLVDTLRQGSVRIANDPGSGVAEAPALAAFLPALCQRLLGEKLLLPGVPTLWLGDPAARAVLQANPGGWRVAPALDSTVPPVLPMALSEVARGELMARIEARPWEWAATASLPPSVAPCLDGRGLTPRPVLLRLFLVADGAEWQAMPGGLARVLEDPERLTGRRPEVGVSKDVWVLSEERGMIMGPPALSVPALKLRRPSGDLPSRVADNMFWLGRYVERLDRAARLMRSALQRLTRGTGLLPRELLELQMLGRCLAEAGLVPPEAAPAETLGEALLASVRDGGAVAGLFASVARLTESVRDRLTDEMYATFTATLRAARGDAAAAGRSLDGLTHGMVGITRFATAVAGVAAENMVRGGGWMFLELGRRLERGWAVAGQVSLALDQPPSRIEAGLRLLLEICDSVITYRSRYLDVLQPAPVLDLVLVDQGNPRGLGFQLTQMHGLLDELSSTAGLDVGAANANPREMLAGAAAGLLAEVEIMVEMVLAASDQAAAAASLPSQLRGVEAGVAALSDRITRRYFALLPAVQTLGWSPGEVPVLRGAA; via the coding sequence ATGACCACGCAGATTCCACGCGACGAGATGGTCGATGGCCAGGGTGGCCTGCGGCCGCACTGGCGGGGGGTCCTGGCTGCCTTTTCCGCCATGGGCGAGGGCGGGCTCGCGACCCGGGCGCGCCGGCTCGACCGTGCCTTCGAGGAAGAGGGGATCGCCAGCGTGCTGCCCGGCGCGGCCGGGCGGCCCTGGCGCTGCGATCCGGTGCCGCTGCCGCTGGCGGCGTCCGAGTTCGCCGTCCTGCAGGAAGGGCTGGCGCAGCGGGCGCGGCTGCTGGCGCTGGTGCTGCAGGACATCTACGGGCCGCAGACCCTGCTGGCCGAGGGGAAGCTGCCGCCGGCGCTGGTCTATGCCAATCCCGGCTTCCTGCGGGCCTGCCGCATTCCCGGCCATGTGCCCTTGCTGCACAGCTACGCCGCCGACCTGATCCGCGCGCCGGACGGCACCTGGCATGTCTGGGCCGATCGCACCGCCTCGACCGGCGGCATCGGCTATGCCCAGGAGAACCGGCGCCTGCTCGCCCGCGTGCTGCCCGAGGCGTTCCGCCCGCTGCAGGTGCGCCAGCTTCGGCCGTTCTTCGATCTGTGGCAGGATTCGTTGCGGCGGCTGGGCCCTGCCGGCCAACCCAACCCGACGGTGGCGCTGCTGACCCCCGGCAATGCGGCGCCGCAATGGTTCGAGCACATGTTCCTCGCCCGCGAGTTGTCCTGCGCGCTGGTGGAGGGTGGTGACCTGACGGTGCGCGGCGGCGCGCTCTACCTGAAGACGCTGAAGGGGCTGCAGCAGGTCGATGTGCTGTTGCGGCGCCTGGACGGGCGGATGATCGATCCGCTGGAGCTGGAGCCGGGCAGCCTGCTCGGTGTGCCCGGGCTGGTGGATACGCTGCGCCAGGGCAGTGTGCGCATCGCCAATGACCCGGGCTCGGGGGTGGCGGAGGCGCCGGCGCTGGCGGCCTTCCTGCCGGCGCTGTGCCAGCGCCTGCTCGGCGAGAAGCTGCTGCTCCCCGGCGTGCCGACCCTATGGCTCGGCGACCCGGCGGCCCGGGCGGTGCTGCAGGCGAATCCGGGCGGCTGGCGGGTGGCGCCGGCGCTGGACAGCACGGTGCCGCCGGTGCTGCCCATGGCGCTGTCGGAAGTGGCGCGCGGCGAGCTGATGGCGCGAATCGAGGCCCGCCCCTGGGAATGGGCGGCGACGGCCTCGCTGCCGCCTTCGGTGGCGCCCTGCCTGGACGGGCGGGGCCTGACGCCGCGGCCGGTGCTGCTGCGGCTGTTCCTGGTGGCGGACGGGGCGGAATGGCAGGCCATGCCGGGCGGGCTCGCGCGCGTGCTCGAGGATCCCGAGCGGCTGACCGGCCGCCGGCCGGAGGTGGGCGTCTCCAAGGACGTGTGGGTGCTCTCCGAGGAGCGCGGCATGATCATGGGGCCGCCGGCGCTGAGCGTGCCGGCGCTGAAGCTGCGCCGTCCCAGCGGCGACCTGCCGAGCCGGGTGGCCGACAACATGTTCTGGCTCGGCCGCTACGTGGAACGGCTGGACCGGGCGGCGCGGCTGATGCGGTCCGCATTGCAGCGGCTGACCCGCGGCACCGGCCTGCTGCCGCGCGAGCTGCTGGAGCTGCAGATGCTCGGGCGCTGCCTGGCCGAGGCCGGGCTGGTGCCCCCCGAGGCGGCTCCGGCCGAGACGCTGGGCGAGGCGCTGCTGGCCTCGGTGCGCGACGGCGGCGCGGTGGCGGGGCTGTTCGCCTCCGTCGCCCGGCTGACCGAGAGCGTGCGCGACCGGCTGACCGACGAGATGTACGCGACCTTCACCGCCACGCTGCGGGCGGCACGGGGGGACGCGGCTGCGGCCGGGCGCAGCCTGGACGGGCTGACCCATGGCATGGTCGGCATCACCCGCTTCGCCACCGCGGTGGCCGGGGTGGCGGCCGAGAACATGGTGCGTGGCGGCGGCTGGATGTTCCTTGAACTGGGCCGGCGGCTGGAGCGGGGCTGGGCGGTGGCGGGGCAGGTGTCGCTTGCGCTCGACCAGCCGCCTTCGCGCATCGAGGCGGGGCTGCGGCTGCTGCTGGAGATCTGTGATTCGGTGATCACCTATCGCAGCCGTTACCTGGACGTGCTGCAGCCGGCGCCGGTGCTGGACCTGGTGCTGGTGGACCAGGGCAATCCGCGGGGCCTGGGATTCCAGTTGACGCAGATGCACGGGTTGCTGGACGAGTTGTCGAGCACCGCCGGGCTCGACGTGGGCGCTGCCAACGCCAATCCGCGCGAGATGCTGGCGGGGGCAGCCGCGGGGTTGCTGGCCGAAGTGGAGATCATGGTCGAGATGGTGCTGGCGGCGAGCGACCAGGCCGCTGCCGCCGCCTCCCTGCCGTCGCAGCTACGGGGGGTGGAGGCCGGGGTGGCGGCGCTGTCCGACCGCATCACCCGCCGTTACTTCGCGCTGCTGCCGGCGGTGCAGACCCTGGGCTGGTCGCCCGGCGAGGTGCCGGTGCTGCGGGGGGCGGCATGA